A genomic stretch from Nitrospirota bacterium includes:
- a CDS encoding dephospho-CoA kinase, with protein sequence MYNNPMFITGLTGNYGMGKSAVLSMFRELGAVTIDADWVVQQLLREKQVLKKIKALLGAGVFDKKGNLDKSKIAQRIFRNKSLRLKLEDLLHPLVFERIDDFFKKTKDGSKVFIVEAPLIFERGYEGRFDKMITVFAKETTAINRLSMLGIPPRNVIERLKCQLPIKEKIKKSDFVIDNSMNPEKTKKQVTAVYKELLKEAKTKNLILEGKVDRAAKILGKPFSIEGTVIKGAGRGKKLLHTPTANISFKGYSPKEGVYAVTVSLNNKKIYKGAANIGKNPTFGASELSLEVHIFNFSGNLLGKKIKVLFIKRIRDEKKFPNARALEVQIKKDIKKAKEILG encoded by the coding sequence ATGTATAATAATCCTATGTTCATCACTGGGCTGACAGGGAATTACGGCATGGGGAAAAGCGCTGTGCTTTCTATGTTCAGGGAGCTTGGCGCTGTTACGATTGACGCTGACTGGGTCGTGCAACAGCTTCTCAGGGAAAAACAAGTCCTAAAAAAAATAAAAGCACTTTTGGGCGCAGGGGTATTTGATAAAAAAGGCAATCTCGATAAGAGTAAAATCGCTCAAAGGATTTTCAGGAATAAATCACTGCGGCTTAAGCTTGAAGACCTTCTTCATCCATTAGTCTTTGAAAGGATTGACGATTTCTTCAAAAAAACTAAGGATGGAAGCAAGGTGTTCATCGTAGAAGCGCCTTTGATATTTGAGAGGGGATACGAAGGAAGATTTGATAAGATGATTACCGTATTCGCCAAAGAAACTACCGCAATTAACAGGCTTTCCATGCTCGGCATTCCGCCAAGGAATGTAATTGAAAGGCTCAAATGCCAGCTTCCGATAAAAGAAAAGATTAAGAAGTCTGATTTTGTGATTGATAACAGCATGAACCCTGAAAAGACAAAAAAACAGGTTACAGCGGTTTACAAAGAACTCTTAAAAGAGGCGAAAACTAAAAATCTTATTCTTGAAGGCAAGGTTGACAGGGCTGCAAAAATCCTCGGAAAGCCTTTTTCAATAGAAGGGACAGTCATTAAAGGCGCTGGAAGGGGGAAAAAGCTCCTTCATACCCCGACTGCAAACATTTCATTTAAAGGCTATTCTCCCAAAGAAGGCGTTTATGCGGTGACGGTGTCATTAAATAATAAAAAGATATATAAAGGCGCAGCTAATATCGGCAAGAACCCGACATTCGGCGCATCAGAATTAAGTCTTGAGGTTCATATTTTTAATTTCTCAGGAAATCTTTTAGGCAAAAAAATCAAGGTGCTTTTTATAA
- a CDS encoding HNH endonuclease encodes MYGGLGYLAKLIVQVQEGQLPEEKLYRRKNKNSREPISPTTRMKVLKRDNFRCVKCGANPKEDKNVKLEIDHIIPVAKGGLSKIDNLQTLCYKCNQGKKDSND; translated from the coding sequence ATGTATGGGGGATTAGGGTATTTAGCAAAACTTATAGTTCAAGTTCAAGAAGGACAACTACCCGAAGAAAAATTATATAGACGAAAAAATAAAAATAGCCGAGAACCAATATCTCCGACAACTCGCATGAAAGTGCTAAAAAGAGATAATTTTAGATGCGTCAAATGCGGCGCAAATCCGAAGGAAGATAAAAACGTTAAACTTGAAATAGATCATATTATCCCTGTTGCAAAGGGTGGTTTATCAAAAATAGATAATTTGCAAACTCTATGCTATAAATGTAATCAAGGAAAGAAAGATAGTAATGATTAA
- a CDS encoding type II toxin-antitoxin system VapC family toxin encodes MIVYLDTSSLVKLYVEEAGSAIVRDVTQKASVIAASKIAYAEARAAFARKQRDDGFSITALRKIVADLNRDWESYFIIEVTDGIIRSAGDIAEKYLLRGFDSIHLASAVNLKGKILGEVYFSSTDAKLNRAAGKEGIKVL; translated from the coding sequence ATGATCGTCTATCTGGACACGAGTTCTCTGGTAAAGCTGTATGTTGAAGAAGCAGGCTCGGCAATTGTCAGGGATGTAACCCAAAAAGCATCTGTTATTGCCGCTTCAAAGATTGCATATGCAGAGGCAAGGGCTGCCTTTGCAAGAAAACAAAGAGATGACGGCTTCTCAATAACTGCCCTGAGAAAAATTGTAGCGGATCTGAACAGAGATTGGGAAAGTTATTTTATCATTGAAGTAACAGACGGGATAATAAGGTCAGCCGGAGATATTGCGGAGAAATATCTTCTGAGAGGCTTTGACTCCATTCATCTCGCATCCGCAGTCAACCTGAAAGGCAAGATACTGGGAGAAGTTTATTTTTCAAGCACAGACGCCAAACTCAACCGCGCAGCAGGAAAAGAGGGGATAAAGGTTTTATAA
- a CDS encoding type II toxin-antitoxin system prevent-host-death family antitoxin, which produces MIAAGVKELKNRLSHYLREVKKGEKILITERETVIATITPVERAKEDSHLLSLVNEGFASWKGGKPSGSRNPVRIKGKTVSEIVLEDRR; this is translated from the coding sequence ATGATAGCAGCAGGCGTAAAGGAACTTAAAAACAGGCTGAGCCACTATCTCCGCGAAGTTAAAAAGGGCGAAAAGATCCTGATTACTGAGAGAGAGACTGTAATAGCAACAATCACTCCGGTTGAAAGGGCAAAGGAAGACTCGCATCTCTTGTCTCTCGTTAATGAGGGCTTTGCTTCGTGGAAGGGCGGAAAGCCCTCCGGCAGCAGAAACCCTGTAAGGATTAAGGGAAAAACCGTTTCAGAGATAGTCCTTGAAGACAGAAGATGA